The following coding sequences are from one Schizosaccharomyces osmophilus chromosome 1, complete sequence window:
- the git7 gene encoding SGT1-like protein Git7: MDKTMNSTTKKKVETILYRCKEHGDVLNHELGKETTSLDESLNPEKYVNIAINCINHFRPITSLKFANYGLLIAKKQNDREQASYCHILRGKAYCMIEQFECATSCFEWALEDASLSSVWKAWINTLLVELRSISQYGIKSSEKLQKEPEPDEYINGVLMKMDSPTNDFQNSSSTLLDSSSTMQNKNVSLADKTRFDWSQASSTLSLDIYAKNVKPENLSVTIKTNCVSIHATLMDNSSYALNLDPLAHAVDVNGSSYRLFSTKIEVILKKQIPDRKWENLTKTDNDIDLKHPQLTSGTTSKISSKKNWDHLLDEVDKEEEEPTGDAALTKLFQGLYQNADDDTRRAMMKSYSESNGTSLSTNWKDVGGRKFETRPPKGMEPKKYND; the protein is encoded by the exons ATGGACAAAACTATGAATAGTactacaaaaaagaaggttgaAACAATTTTGTATCGCTGCAAGGAACACGGTGATGTGCTAAATCATGAAttaggaaaagaaacaacatCCTTAGACGAATCTTTGAACCCTGAAAAATATGTGAATATTGCTATTAACTGCATAAATCACTTCCGTCCAATAACTTCTCTAAAGTTTGCCAATTACGGATTATTAATTGctaagaaacaaaatgataGAGAGCAAGCAAGTTATTGTCATATACTTAGAGG AAAAGCATACTGCATGATTGAACAATTTGAATGCGCAACCTCTTGTTTTGAGTGGGCACTAGAAGATGCATCGTTATCGTCTGTCTGGAAAGCATGGATAAATACACTCCTTGTTGAACTTAGGTCTATTTCACAATACGGAATAAAAAGTTCTGAAAAGCTCCAGAAAGAACCGGAACCTGACGAGTACATAAATGGCGTCCTTATGAAGATGGACAGTCCTACTAATGACTTTCAAAATAGTTCAAGTACGTTACTTGACTCAAGTTCTACAATGCAAAATAAGAACGTATCTTTGGCAGACAAAACACGTTTCGACTGGTCCCAAGCATCTTCCACTTTAAGCCTGGACATCTATGCAAAGAACGTTAAGCCAGAAAATTTAAGTGTAACTATTAAAACCAATTGT GTTTCTATACATGCGACTTTAATGGACAATTCGAGTTATGCACTAAATTTAGATCCACTTGCTCACGCTGTTGATGTAAATGGTTCTTCATATCGTCTCTTCTCCACAAAAATCGAAGTtatattgaagaagcaaattcCAGACAGAAAATGGGAGAATCTCACAAAAACTGACAACGATATCGACTTGAAGCATCCTCAGTTAACTAGCGGAACAACGTCGAAAATCAGTAGTAAGAAGAACTGGGATCATCTTTTAGATGAAGTCGacaaagaagaggaagaacCTACAGGTGATGCTGCATTgacaaaactttttcaagGATTATACCAAAACGCGGATGACGATACAAGGAGAGCTATGATGAAAAGCTATAGTGAAAGTAACGGCACTTCCCTCTCTACTAACTGGAAAGATGTCGGTGGCCGTAAATTTGAAACAAGACCGCCTAAGGGAATGGAACCTAAAAAATACAACGATTAA
- a CDS encoding Schizosaccharomyces specific protein, which translates to MMSVSGSSLEYNTLKPLLTPSPTVSVPLRARDVVTSTSTAKPGDTDGEKNTFTSGDHAFYSTVVSTRASDGAAYTTGTAIPVASTAVSSANNSKGNSPKSSKHASTAVIAGPIVGVLGALIIVVFFFYCLRHYKRKRFLAEQQEFETQFEEEKSRLAAMRKNNEHEKMGYRGGYQMHSSPWGSVSRSSMIGSGPSSYYYDKRSSDYGLNNQDFVTPPGNAATSDSLRFLKRNSVISMNGYSQSPPLEARRSVSYGAVQSPQGRPLAPIPGRRTLSFSSVNDSNEGNKQNSSFDSTENDEHKSTSTESSSELFFENDDEDKHQDPFVMTHAPHENNDLESSLP; encoded by the coding sequence ATGATGAGCGTCTCTGGTTCTTCTCTTGAATATAATACTCTTAAACCCCTATTAACACCTAGCCCGACTGTCTCGGTTCCATTAAGAGCCCGTGATGTTGTAACAAGCACTTCAACTGCTAAGCCTGGTGATACGGatggagaaaaaaatacttttaCCTCTGGAGATCATGCCTTTTATTCTACTGTTGTTTCCACGAGAGCAAGTGATGGCGCTGCCTATACTACTGGAACCGCAATTCCAGTTGCTTCTACGGCCGTCTCTTCGGCTAACAATTCCAAAGGAAATTCACCGAAATCTTCAAAGCATGCCTCTACAGCTGTAATAGCGGGTCCAATCGTCGGTGTTTTGGGCGCCTTAAttattgttgttttctttttctattgcCTTCGTCATTATAAACGAAAGAGATTTTTGGCGGAGCAACAGGAATTTGAAACccaatttgaagaagaaaaaagccGACTCGCAGCTATgcgaaaaaataatgaacaTGAGAAAATGGGCTATCGTGGAGGCTATCAAATGCATTCGTCTCCGTGGGGTTCTGTTTCTCGTAGCTCTATGATAGGCTCTGGACCTAGCTCTTACTATTATGACAAACGCAGCAGCGATTATGGTCTAAATAACCAAGATTTTGTCACTCCTCCTGGTAATGCAGCAACTTCAGACAGCTTACGGTTCCTAAAGAGAAACTCTGTAATATCTATGAATGGTTATTCTCAGAGCCCACCGTTGGAAGCACGTAGGTCGGTTTCATACGGTGCAGTACAATCTCCACAGGGACGTCCATTGGCTCCAATACCTGGAAGACGAACACTTTCCTTCTCTTCCGTGAATGACTCAAATGAAGGTAATAAGCAAAATTCCAGCTTCGATTCGACTGAGAATGATGAGCACAAATCTACCTCAACAGAATCATCCAGCGaactcttttttgaaaacgaTGACGAAGATAAACATCAAGATCCTTTTGTTATGACACATGCTCCTCATGAGAATAATGACCTTGAATCTTCACTTCCATAA
- the ups2 gene encoding phosphatidic acid transfer protein Ups2, which translates to MKIFENCHLFHYPFEKVSAAHWQKYPNEYATHVVAVDTLDRKVLPDSQTLYTERLITCRQGVPRWILKLVDGAQECYIREVSYMDLKSRTLTLLSSNMTFCDRLRVHETVTYSPHHELNATVFRQEARIEALACMKRLANIVEQWSVDRISQKASIGKLGFENVLKQINLSVFHQLPVPSPDANS; encoded by the coding sequence ATGAAGATTTTCGAAAATTGCCATTTGTTCCACtatccttttgaaaaagtttctgCTGCCCATTGGCAAAAATATCCAAACGAGTATGCAACTCATGTGGTCGCAGTAGATACCCTGGATCGAAAGGTGCTTCCTGATTCCCAAACTTTGTACACTGAACGATTGATTACTTGCCGCCAAGGTGTTCCACGATGGATTCTCAAATTAGTCGACGGTGCACAAGAATGCTATATTCGAGAAGTTAGCTACATGGATTTGAAATCGCGTACATTAACGCTTTTATCCTCGAATATGACTTTTTGTGATCGTCTTCGTGTACATGAAACCGTAACATACTCTCCCCATCACGAGTTAAATGCTACTGTGTTTCGACAAGAGGCACGCATCGAGGCACTTGCATGCATGAAGCGCTTGGCTAACATCGTTGAGCAATGGTCTGTAGACCGTATAAGTCAGAAAGCTTCCATTGGCAAATTGggatttgaaaatgtaTTGAAACAGATCAATCTATCCGTGTTCCATCAGCTTCCTGTACCTTCGCCGGACGCaaattcttaa
- the sap61 gene encoding U2 snRNP-associated protein sap61, with the protein MSESVLEIQRYAQEELERLSQAIVDRQVANPKAIRERLRLEHQSSQYIKQIRDTSERLLKVYETGNELRQQEIARISRDEGLDGFYNELDEIRDFHRRYPDHGVENFEQMYAIKPSESGTDEIDALFRGEEMYGRFMDLNELYDEFVNLKGVQPISYLEYLSKLNDFNLVPKSEKNHSYVSYLRHLYEYFLSFFQRTHPLKDIHRIVSVFQTEFDVSREAGLPGQAAGGDQTTNSSSGQYCEACEKFYQKKSVYDAHLSSKKHKKAAERLEAGKSSNPDETSSALVLGSISGRPQEIAALEFIIKKLLGILKEEHQATRENVVRRQTLTASERLAEIQAAEREAVEDSAIQRDSQKGEDESSDEEGEARIYNPLKLPIGWDGKPIPFWLWKLHGLGKEFPCEVCGNYVYMGRKAFDKHFTEQRHIYGLKCLGISPSPLFNQIVSIDEALQLWQKIKAESRKQETSMANLNEMEDDEGNVMSEKVYNDLKAQGLL; encoded by the exons ATGTCAGAAAGTGTATTAGAGATTCAACGGTATGCACAAGAAGAACTAGAACGATTGAGTCAAGCGATTGTAGATCGTCAAGTCGCGAATCCTAAAGCAATTCGAGAACGATTGAGGTTGGAGCACCAGAGCTCGCAGTATATAAAGCAAATACGCGATACAAGTGAAAGACTATTGAAAGTCTATGAAACTGGAAATGA GTTGCGTCAACAGGAAATAGCTCGCATTTCTCGCGACGAAGGTTTAGACGGATTTTATAATGAGTTGGATGAGATCCGTGATTTTCATCGTCGATATCCAGATCATGGAGTAGAAAACTTTGAGCAGATGTATGCGATCAAACCATCAGAGAGTGGCACCGACGAGATTGACGCCTTGTTCCGTGGTGAGGAAATGTATGGACGATTTATGGATTTAAATGAGTTGTATGACGAGTTTGTCAATTTGAAAGGAGTTCAACCGATTTCTTACTTGGAGTATCTTTCCAAGTTAAATGATTTCAACTTAGTTCCCAAAtctgaaaaaaatcattcctATGTATCGTACTTGCGCCATCTTTATGAatactttctttcattttttcagaGGACGCATCCTCTTAAAGATATCCATCGAATAGTCTCAGTTTTTCAAACTGAGTTTGATGTTTCCCGGGAAGCTGGACTTCCTGGCCAGGCCGCAGGAGGTGATCAAACTAccaattcttcatctgGTCAGTATTGTGAAGCGTGCGAGAAgttttatcaaaaaaagtCTGTTTACGACGCTCATCTTTCATCgaaaaagcataaaaaagCAGCTGAACGCTTAGAGGCTGGAAAGTCATCCAATCCCGACGAGACCTCTTCTGCTTTAGTATTAGGGTCAATTTCTGGTCGCCCACAAGAGATTGCCGCTTTGGAGTTTATAATCAAAAAGTTGCTTGGTAtcttgaaagaagaacatCAAGCTACTCGAGAAAATGTTGTGCGTCGTCAAACATTGACAGCATCAGAGCGGCTTGCGGAAATTCAAGCCGCGGAGCGTGAAGCTGTTGAAGATTCTGCCATTCAAAGGGATTCTCAAAAAGGTGAAGACGAAAGTAGCGACGAAGAGGGTGAAGCAAGAATATACAATCCATTAAAGCTGCCCATCGGTTGGGATGGAAAgccaattcctttttggttATGGAAGTTGCACGgacttggaaaagaattccCTTGCGAGGTTTGTGGTAACTATGTTTATATGGGCCGCAAGGCTTTTGATAAGCACTTTACAGAACAGCGACATATATACGGCCTTAAATGTCTGGGGATATCTCCTTCTCCCCTATTCAATCAAATTGTCTCAATCGATGAAGCTTTGCAAC TATGGCAAAAAATTAAGGCAGAAAGCCGCAAGCAGGAGACATCCATGGCTAATTTAAACGAGATGGAAGATGACGAGGGTAATGTCATGTCTGAGAAGGTTTATAACGATTTGAAAGCTCAAGGATTGTTGTAA